A stretch of Deltaproteobacteria bacterium DNA encodes these proteins:
- a CDS encoding glutathionylspermidine synthase family protein produces MKRIAINPRADWQKKVEAVGFIYHHTEGRPYWNESAYYSFRASEIDQIELATNELHEMCLQAAQHIIDGNRFKELSIPDAAIAIIKQAWEDEPPALYGRFDLAYDGDDLKLLEYNADTPTALLEASVAQWYWLQDCFPKLDQFNSIHEKLLAKWQELKRYVANPLHFAYLEPPDVENSEDLMTVSYLMDVATQAGIEAVLMRIDDIGWDEVQNCFVDLNGRPMRSVFKLYPWEWLLRDPQGNQLLSTYTLTQWIEPIWKMLLSNKGILPILWELFPGHPNLLECYFNEPKQMTDYVKKPLLSREGANLSIQRGGSMQKTEGPYGQEGFVCQALANIPNFGGAYPVLGSWLIDGIAAGVGIRESTTLVTNNLSCFVPHLFE; encoded by the coding sequence ATGAAACGCATAGCGATTAATCCGCGCGCCGATTGGCAAAAGAAAGTCGAAGCGGTGGGCTTTATCTATCATCACACCGAGGGCCGCCCCTATTGGAACGAGTCGGCTTACTACTCTTTTCGCGCCAGTGAAATTGATCAAATCGAACTCGCCACGAACGAACTGCACGAGATGTGTTTGCAAGCGGCCCAGCACATCATCGACGGGAATCGCTTCAAAGAGCTGAGCATCCCCGATGCGGCGATTGCGATCATCAAGCAAGCCTGGGAAGACGAGCCGCCGGCGCTCTATGGCCGCTTCGACTTGGCCTACGACGGCGACGACTTGAAACTGCTCGAATATAACGCCGACACGCCGACCGCGCTGCTCGAAGCGTCCGTCGCGCAATGGTATTGGCTGCAAGACTGTTTTCCCAAGCTCGATCAGTTCAACTCGATCCATGAAAAGCTTTTGGCCAAATGGCAGGAGCTTAAACGTTATGTGGCGAATCCGTTGCACTTCGCCTATCTTGAACCGCCGGATGTCGAGAACAGCGAAGACTTGATGACCGTCAGTTACTTGATGGACGTTGCAACCCAGGCGGGAATCGAAGCCGTGCTCATGCGCATCGACGACATCGGTTGGGACGAAGTGCAAAACTGCTTCGTCGATTTAAACGGCCGGCCCATGCGTAGCGTCTTCAAACTCTATCCGTGGGAGTGGCTGCTCCGCGATCCCCAGGGAAACCAGTTACTTTCAACTTACACGCTCACCCAATGGATCGAACCGATCTGGAAAATGCTGCTATCGAACAAAGGCATCCTGCCAATCCTCTGGGAACTTTTCCCCGGCCATCCGAACTTGCTCGAATGCTATTTCAACGAACCGAAGCAGATGACCGACTACGTAAAAAAACCGCTGCTTTCACGTGAAGGCGCCAATCTTTCCATCCAACGCGGCGGTTCAATGCAGAAAACAGAAGGACCGTACGGCCAAGAAGGTTTCGTCTGCCAAGCGCTAGCGAACATTCCCAACTTCGGCGGAGCTTATCCAGTGCTAGGAAGTTGGCTAATCGATGGTATTGCGGCGGGAGTCGGCATCAGAGAATCCACCACGCTCGTGACCAACAACCTAAGTTGCTTCGTGCCGCATTTGTTCGAGTAA
- a CDS encoding DUF350 domain-containing protein — protein sequence MNRPYVNLVFDKLFPNILRCRNKENDMISFALLIGPLSLAVGILLLLIGLAALLWLSGKLEGYDPVNEMLFRDNGALALRYALFSIAVVFALLAIFDRSQGDAGAWFFTQHALLAVILIYLSRYLNDWLILYHFSNNREVVQEKNVAVAFVEGATYLASAYVVGGAFYDWENGIAVALVWFLIGQLMLILLAFLYRLAGKGVDAALDEQNLAVGIDLGSFLLSGGMVCGAVISGPSQGWRSDISTVALYLGAWVLLMLAAHVISDKLTFRATRLGEEVMEQRNIAAALFKAVIFLALTMGYVHG from the coding sequence ATGAACCGCCCTTATGTTAATTTAGTCTTTGACAAGCTTTTTCCTAACATACTACGCTGCCGCAATAAGGAAAATGACATGATCTCTTTCGCCCTGCTCATCGGCCCGCTATCCTTGGCGGTAGGCATATTGCTGCTGCTCATCGGCTTAGCGGCGCTACTCTGGCTCAGCGGCAAGCTCGAAGGTTACGATCCGGTCAACGAAATGCTTTTCCGCGATAATGGCGCGCTGGCGCTGCGCTACGCGTTGTTCTCCATCGCCGTGGTCTTCGCTTTGCTCGCTATCTTCGATCGCAGCCAAGGCGACGCCGGCGCCTGGTTCTTCACTCAACATGCGCTCTTGGCCGTGATCCTAATCTATCTCTCGCGCTATCTAAACGACTGGCTGATTCTCTACCACTTCAGCAACAACCGCGAAGTCGTCCAGGAGAAGAACGTCGCCGTGGCCTTCGTCGAGGGTGCTACCTATCTCGCCAGCGCCTACGTCGTCGGCGGAGCATTTTACGACTGGGAAAACGGCATAGCGGTCGCCCTTGTCTGGTTTCTAATCGGACAGCTCATGCTAATTTTGCTGGCGTTTCTCTACCGGCTCGCCGGCAAAGGCGTTGACGCGGCGTTAGACGAACAAAATCTCGCGGTCGGTATTGACCTCGGTAGTTTTCTGCTTTCCGGCGGCATGGTTTGCGGCGCCGTCATCAGCGGCCCATCGCAGGGCTGGCGCAGCGATATTTCAACCGTCGCGCTTTATCTCGGCGCATGGGTTCTGCTAATGCTCGCCGCGCATGTGATCTCCGATAAGTTGACGTTTCGCGCAACGCGCTTGGGCGAGGAAGTGATGGAACAACGCAACATCGCCGCCGCATTGTTCAAAGCGGTGATCTTTCTAGCACTAACAATGGGCTACGTGCACGGATAA
- a CDS encoding MmgE/PrpD family protein: MAQKNNSQSYSRGIGAFANGLKLADVPADVIAKAKLVFLDTLGIALASSTMDFGVMVSNVARKLGGDKHSVVIGSANRVAAANAVIANGTLAHGLDYDDTLEEAIVHTGSCAWMTALAVGEEVGASGAAMLEAALIGTEVLCKVGLVAPGKFHARGFHPTAICSTFGAAAAAGRLYGLNTDQWVDAFGLCGSQSSGIIEYLADGTWTKRMHPGWSAHGGVIACLLAQEGFRGPAKVFEGTDGFFKAFGGKNDYRFEKLLELGKAWEIPKLAFKSYPCGSISHPYMDCALKIKQKFSPAPDEIAEVVCRTAEGPVHRLWEPLADKQKPLSAYGAKFSLPFSIAVMLVRGRAGLEEFTDAAIADPIVLKLAAKVRYELDPTIDYPRHFSGHVKVILTNGQVLEENQPHPRGGLEDPLPPEEIVDKFRANARLALPAESGEKIIATVQRIESLNSIAELSELLLVRC, translated from the coding sequence ATGGCACAAAAAAATAATTCCCAATCCTATTCACGCGGCATCGGCGCATTCGCCAACGGTCTCAAACTCGCTGACGTGCCGGCGGATGTGATCGCCAAAGCCAAATTAGTTTTTCTCGACACGCTCGGCATCGCGTTGGCGTCATCGACCATGGATTTCGGCGTGATGGTTAGCAACGTCGCGCGCAAACTCGGCGGCGATAAACATAGCGTGGTGATCGGCTCGGCCAATCGCGTAGCGGCGGCCAATGCAGTGATCGCCAACGGCACGCTGGCGCACGGGCTCGACTACGACGACACTTTGGAAGAGGCGATCGTTCACACCGGATCCTGCGCTTGGATGACCGCTCTCGCCGTCGGCGAAGAAGTCGGCGCTAGCGGCGCCGCGATGCTCGAAGCGGCGCTGATCGGCACCGAAGTGTTGTGCAAAGTCGGCCTGGTGGCGCCAGGAAAATTTCACGCCCGCGGTTTTCATCCAACGGCGATCTGTTCGACCTTTGGCGCGGCGGCCGCGGCGGGCAGACTGTACGGACTTAACACCGATCAGTGGGTCGATGCCTTCGGCCTGTGCGGTAGTCAAAGCTCGGGCATTATCGAATATCTCGCCGACGGCACTTGGACCAAGCGCATGCATCCCGGTTGGTCCGCCCATGGCGGTGTGATCGCTTGTTTGCTGGCGCAAGAGGGTTTTCGCGGGCCGGCGAAAGTTTTCGAAGGCACCGACGGTTTTTTCAAAGCCTTCGGCGGCAAGAACGATTATCGCTTCGAGAAACTTTTGGAACTCGGCAAAGCTTGGGAGATTCCTAAGCTGGCGTTTAAGTCTTATCCCTGCGGTTCGATCTCGCATCCGTACATGGACTGCGCCCTCAAGATTAAGCAAAAGTTTTCACCTGCGCCGGATGAAATTGCCGAAGTGGTTTGCCGCACGGCGGAAGGTCCGGTGCATCGCTTGTGGGAGCCGCTGGCGGACAAGCAAAAACCGCTGAGCGCTTACGGCGCCAAGTTCAGCCTGCCGTTTAGCATCGCGGTGATGCTGGTGCGCGGCCGGGCCGGGCTTGAGGAATTCACTGACGCGGCGATCGCCGATCCGATTGTGCTCAAGTTGGCGGCTAAGGTGCGCTACGAACTCGATCCGACCATCGACTATCCGCGCCATTTTTCCGGCCACGTCAAAGTTATTCTCACCAACGGTCAAGTATTGGAAGAGAACCAGCCCCATCCGCGCGGCGGTCTGGAAGATCCGCTGCCGCCGGAAGAGATCGTCGATAAGTTTCGCGCCAATGCGCGCCTAGCGTTGCCGGCTGAAAGCGGCGAGAAAATAATCGCCACGGTGCAGCGCATCGAATCGTTAAATTCAATTGCCGAGCTGAGCGAGTTGCTGTTAGTGCGGTGCTGA